The following nucleotide sequence is from bacterium.
TCAATTTTCCGCGCAGTGCGTGGAAAATGTTGCATTCAGCATAATGACAACTGGTTACGCAAATATTACCATGCGGACATCGGCCAAATTTTCATGTTATGAAAACACGGATATTCATCAGTAGTGTGCAAAAGGAGTTCGCCACAGAACGGCAAGCTCTCAAAACCTATATCCTTGGTGATGCCTTGCTGAGCCGCTTCTTTGATGTCTTTCTCTTTGAGGATCTTCCGGCCTCCGACCGTCGCCCTGATGACGTCTATTTGGATGAAGTACGACGATGTAGTGTGTATCTGGGTTTATTCGGCGACGAATATGGATGGGAAGATGCTAAAGGTTTTTCTCCAACCCACCGCGAATTTCTCGCCGCGACTCAGTTGGGCATACCTCGCCTCGTTTTCGTCAAAGGCACCGTGTTTACGCTCGTGGACCAGGCTCTTGATTTCGTCATGTCAAAGTTGAATCTCTCTGTTGGCACTCGGAAGGATGGTCCCCGAGCACCGGTTGCCTACGAGATCCCTCGGGAAGTGGTGGCGGAAGCTATTGTCAATGCCGTTGCTCATCGCGATTACACCAGCAACGGCAGTATTCAGGTCATGCTATTTTCGGATCGTTTGGAGGTTTGGAATCCTGGCGTTCTGCCTCACTCACTGACACTTGAAAAGCTTCGCCAGCCCCACGGGTCCATTCCTGCCAATCCACTATTAGCCGAACCGCTTTATCTTACCGAATATATCGAGCGGATGGGTACTGGTACCCGCGACATGATTCGCCGGTGCAGGGAAACAGGCCTCCCTGAGCCGGAATTCACTGTTTCAGACGGTTTTCTCGTCACTCTTCGCCGCCCGACCACTCAAATCACAGGGCAAGTCACAGGGCAAGTCACAGGGCAAGTCACAGGGCAAGGCGGATTTGTGCCTCTATCGGAACCCGAGCGAGTTCTCTTTGTGATAGACGGGGAAATGACTCGGCAAGCGATTCAAAAGGCCTTGCAACTTCGCGGACGTGACAACTTTGAGAATCGCTACCTTAAGCCGGCTCTGGAAG
It contains:
- a CDS encoding DUF4062 domain-containing protein, encoding MKTRIFISSVQKEFATERQALKTYILGDALLSRFFDVFLFEDLPASDRRPDDVYLDEVRRCSVYLGLFGDEYGWEDAKGFSPTHREFLAATQLGIPRLVFVKGTVFTLVDQALDFVMSKLNLSVGTRKDGPRAPVAYEIPREVVAEAIVNAVAHRDYTSNGSIQVMLFSDRLEVWNPGVLPHSLTLEKLRQPHGSIPANPLLAEPLYLTEYIERMGTGTRDMIRRCRETGLPEPEFTVSDGFLVTLRRPTTQITGQVTGQVTGQVTGQGGFVPLSEPERVLFVIDGEMTRQAIQKALQLRGRDNFENRYLKPALEAGFIERTLPDKPTSRLQKYRLTPKGYELLTALKEKGSGA